Proteins encoded within one genomic window of Mycolicibacterium monacense:
- the trxA gene encoding thioredoxin gives MADSATVTVTDDSFSEDVLTSSTPVLVDFWATWCGPCKMVAPVLEEIASEKAGALTVAKLDVDANPTTARDFQVVSIPTMILFKDGEPVKRIVGAKGKAALLRELTDLL, from the coding sequence ATGGCCGACAGCGCCACCGTCACCGTCACCGACGACTCGTTCTCCGAGGACGTGCTGACCAGCAGCACGCCCGTCCTGGTCGACTTCTGGGCCACCTGGTGCGGGCCGTGCAAGATGGTCGCCCCGGTCCTCGAGGAGATCGCCAGCGAGAAGGCCGGCGCGCTGACCGTCGCCAAACTCGACGTCGACGCGAATCCGACCACCGCACGCGACTTCCAGGTCGTCTCGATCCCGACGATGATCCTGTTCAAGGACGGTGAACCGGTCAAGCGGATCGTCGGTGCGAAGGGCAAAGCCGCACTGCTGCGGGAACTCACCGACCTGCTCTGA
- the trxB gene encoding thioredoxin-disulfide reductase, protein MTSSSTVHDVIIIGSGPAGYTAAVYAARAQLKPLVFEGSQFGGALMTTTEVENYPGFRNGITGPELMDEMREQALRFGADLRMEDVDEVSLDGPVKTVTVGDETHRARAVILAMGAAARHLGVPGEDALLGMGVSTCATCDGFFFRDQDIAVIGGGDSAMEEATFLTRFARSVTVIHRREEFRASRIMLDRARANEKITFMTNTAVTEIEGDPKVTGIRLRDTVTGEESKLAVTGVFVAIGHVPRSDIVRGQVDVDEDGYVLVEGRTTNTSVEGVFAAGDLVDRTYRQAITAAGSGCSAAIDAERWLAEIGVAPSDQEISAPI, encoded by the coding sequence GATGTGATCATCATCGGCTCCGGCCCGGCCGGATACACGGCCGCCGTGTACGCCGCGCGCGCACAGCTCAAGCCGCTCGTATTCGAGGGCAGCCAGTTCGGCGGCGCGCTCATGACCACGACCGAGGTGGAGAACTACCCCGGCTTCCGCAACGGCATCACCGGACCCGAACTGATGGACGAGATGCGCGAGCAGGCGCTGCGCTTCGGCGCCGACCTGCGGATGGAGGACGTCGACGAGGTCTCCCTCGACGGCCCCGTCAAGACGGTCACCGTGGGCGACGAGACCCATCGGGCCCGGGCGGTCATCCTCGCGATGGGTGCCGCCGCACGCCACCTCGGCGTCCCCGGCGAGGACGCGCTGCTCGGCATGGGCGTGAGCACCTGCGCGACCTGCGACGGCTTCTTCTTCCGCGATCAGGACATCGCGGTCATCGGCGGCGGCGACTCGGCGATGGAGGAGGCGACGTTCCTCACCCGCTTCGCGCGCAGCGTGACGGTGATCCACCGCCGCGAGGAGTTCCGCGCCTCGCGCATCATGCTCGACCGCGCCCGCGCCAACGAGAAGATCACGTTCATGACCAACACCGCGGTCACCGAGATCGAGGGCGATCCCAAGGTGACCGGAATCCGCTTGCGCGACACCGTGACCGGTGAGGAGTCGAAGCTCGCGGTGACCGGTGTGTTCGTCGCGATCGGGCACGTGCCGCGCTCGGACATCGTGCGTGGTCAGGTCGACGTCGACGAGGACGGCTACGTCCTGGTCGAGGGTCGCACCACCAACACCTCCGTCGAAGGTGTCTTCGCCGCAGGCGATCTCGTGGACCGCACCTACCGGCAGGCGATCACCGCCGCGGGCAGCGGTTGTTCGGCCGCCATCGACGCCGAGCGCTGGCTGGCCGAAATCGGCGTCGCACCAAGCGATCAAGAGATCTCGGCCCCGATCTGA